The sequence below is a genomic window from Deltaproteobacteria bacterium.
CTCGGAGCGACTCGAGGCGATACGTTTCGGTCGCATCATCGGCTCCTGCGACGCCATGCGCGACGTCTTCAAGAAGCTGGAGAAGGTTGCCACGACCGACATCTCGGTGCTGATCACCGGCGAGACGGGGACCGGCAAGGAGCTGATCGCGTCGGAGATACACGAGCGCTCGTCCCGCGCGAAGGGACCCTTCGTGACGATCAACTGCGGCGCGATCCCCGAGAACCTCCTCGAGAGCGAGCTCTTCGGTCACGTCAAGGGAGCATTCACGGGCGCCGTGGCGCACAAGCGCGGCAAGTTCCACGCTGCCGACGGGGGCACGCTCTTCCTCGACGAGATCGGGGAGTTGCCGATGCAGCTCCAGGTGAAGATACTGCGCGCCATCCAGGAGAAGACCGTCGTGCGCGTCGGGGAAACTCGGCCCGAACCGGTGAACATTCGCATCCTGGCCGCGACGAACAAGGAACTCGAGGCGGAGATACGTAACGGCCGCTTCCGCGAGGATCTGTACTATCGCCTCAACGTGGTGAACCTCCACCTGCCGCCCCTGCGCGAGCGTGGAGAGGACCTGACCGTCATCGCGAAGTACCTGCTGCAGAAATTCGCGGAGGAGTACAGCTCCAAGGTGCGTGGCTTCTCTCCGAACGCGATGATCGCGATCCGGAAGCATCCGTGGCCGGGCAACATCCGCCAGCTGGAGAACCACATCAAGAAAGCGGTGGTCCTGGCCGACAAGCCGCTCCTCTCGCCGGAGGACCTGGACCTGAGCGCGGAAGAGCTGCCCCCGATCCTACCGCTCGTGCAGGCTACCGAAGACTTCAAGCGCCGCTACATCAACGAGGTCCTGGCGCGGAACAACGACAACCGGACCAAGACCGCCAAGGACCTGGGGGTCGATCCGCGAACCATCTTCCGGCACCTCGAGCGCGAGGACGAGCTGAAGGGCCGACCGTAGTGCCTCGCGCCTGGGCCGCCGCGACGATGGTCGTCCTGGCCGGCGCTGCCACGGCGTGCGTCGTGCCGCAGGACCTCTCCGTGGCTGGCGGGCCCAACAACCGGCCACGCCTGGTTGGCGAGCGCACCTTTCCGACGCTCGGCGAGACGATCACGGTGCAGCAGACCCCCTCCGGGAAGACCCCCGAGCCCTTCGTCTTCATCGTGACGATCAACGACCCCGACGAGCAGACGGTCTTCATCCGCCTCTTCCTGAACGGGGACTACACTCGGCCGCTGTCGCTGCCACCCACGCGCGACCGCGCCGCGGGGAGCGGGCTTCGCGCCCTCCCGTTCGAGGTCAGCGGCCTCTGCGACGAACTCGTCGGCCACGTCGTCGGACGGTACGAACTCGAGCTCTACGTGAGCGACAGCGGGTTCGTGGGCGCGGGAGATGACCTCCGGGTGCCTCAGCCGGGGGGCCTGACGACGAACGGCTACTGGCGGCTGAACTGCACTGGACCTCTGCCGGGGATCGGCGATGCGGGGCCCTGAATGGTGGAGAGGGTCGACCCGTGTCAACGTGTAACGGTGGCGTCGAGATGAGCCGATCGATCGGACATGGGTCGTTTATCCGCGCGGCCACGGCGCTCGTCGTACTGGCCGCATGCACACCGCCCAAGGCGAACGGTGAGTGCGCCTGGGATGGGGAGTGCGAGGCGTCCCAGTTGTGCAACCTGCAGACAGCCCGCTGCATCGAGCGCGCGCGACGGGCGGTGTCGCTCGAGGTATTGCCACCGAGCGGCAACAAGCAGGGCTGGGTGCAGCAGGAGTACCCCTCGGTGCGCCGCGAGAACGATGGCCGGCTGCTGCTGAAGCTGGACGAGACGGTATCGATCCAGGGCAAGGTCTACGCTTCGGACCAGCCCTCGTGGGGAGTCCCGGCGCGCATCCTCGCCTGGCGCGAGTCGTTGCTCACCGGGCGCCCTCGGGTGCAGCTGGAGAGCGCGGCCGTCGATGGAAAGGCCGAGGAGGCGGCCGGATTCGTCGTGTGGGTAGGGCTGGGGCAAACCCACACGTTCTACGTCTCACCGTCCGAGCCGTTCGCCGCGTCGTACCCGCCGGCCCCGCAGGGCAGCATTCGTGCGACGGACCACGTGCAGCGGGACTTCGTCCTCGACGGAGGAGATCGTTCGACCCTCGTGACGGGGAAGGTCCTGAGCTCGAATGGCGCGCCGCTTCCCTTCAGCGTCCAGGTTCGCGCGCACGCGCCGGCGACCTGGCTTCGATCCACCGTCGGCCTGACCTGCAGCCTCGATACGCCGGAGCGCTGCGACGGGGGGAAGTTCCAGAGTGAACAGGCGGGCGAGTTCGCTTTCCGCATCCCGGCGGGGATCCATCCCTACGTCCTGCGCGTCGAGAACGTCGCGCTGTCTGCGGCCCGGCTCGAGGACCTCGAGAAGCGTGCGGGGAGTCGCCCACTGCCCTTCGTCCCCACCCTGGAATGCCAGACGCGGGTCCTCGGCCTTCTGGAGCCCATCCCCGACGGGAAACCGCGCCACAGGCTGGGAGACTCCCTGAGGCTCCCGCCGTTCGCCTTCGCGCGCTTCTATCGGATCAGCGTCGTCGGTGACGACGGCCGGCCGGTCACGGGCGCTCGGGTCCGGATGAGCACCACCCTCACGGCCAAGGCGGGAGCCGGCTTCGAAGGGTGCACGGCGCATTTCGAGCGCACGGGGACCACCGGCGCCGAGGGGAAGGTGAACCTGCCCCTTCTGCCCGGAGACGCAAAGGAACGGACGTATCAGGTGCTCGTCACGCCTCCGGCGGACAGCGCGTACGCGAGTCGGGTGATCGCCTCGTTCGGAGTCGGCGCCACGGGGGGCGAGGTGGCCACGCCGATCACTCTCGGTCGACGACACGTCGTCTCGGGCCGCGTCGTCGGCCCGGATGGCAAGGGTGTCGCAGGTGCGGCCGTGGAGGCGGTCGGCATGGCCCTGGCGCGAAGCGCCCCCTTGAGCCCTCCGCCCACCACCTCCGCCGCCGTCACCTCGGACGACGGCTCCTTCACGCTTCACGCGGACTCCGGCTCGTACAACGTGCTCTTGACCCCGCCGGCAGGCTCCGGGCTGGCGGCCTCGACCATGGTGAGCCTTCAGGTCGCGGGCGGGCTGGAGGGGCTGCTCTTCGAGTTGCCGCCTCCGGTCGGCATCGTGGGCCGGCTCGAAGACGCCAAGGGGAAGCCCGCCGGGGGTTTCATGGTACGCGCCTTCGACCTCCTTCCGGATGCGCTCGGCCCCGCGGGCATCCCGGCGTCCTTTCGAGCGGTGGCCCAGGCCGCGGCTGTCACGGATGCGAACGGGGAATTCCGGCTGTTGCTGCCGACTCCGCGCTGAGACGACTCTCGCGCGCGTGACGGCGCCGCGGCGGCGGTCTGCGTCCCCCGGTCACCTCGTCCCCGGCAGTCCTGGCTTGACTTGCGCGCCATCATGTTGAAATGTAGCCCGGTTCTGGCCCA
It includes:
- a CDS encoding sigma 54-interacting transcriptional regulator; the protein is MPTLRVTSPGQPPKVYHLYKKVTSVGRSEDCDVVVQDPDVGGSHCHIHFDGRIFNLAPIGDHRIFVNGKRQKKHELAHQDVVRLGETDLVFSVYEEPVEASEATSTAVDVSPYRMLFDFSGRLLRKYELGELLEALMDAVIAVTNADKGFLVLLENNEPRIRVARNVRSENIDDAVDQLSDSIVAKVVRTRQPLIVSDALKDDEFANSMSIMKLNVVSVMCVPLMDKESLIGLIYVGNDNVIQLFEQQALEVLTIFAAQASLIVKNALLINELRDDKRHLSERLEAIRFGRIIGSCDAMRDVFKKLEKVATTDISVLITGETGTGKELIASEIHERSSRAKGPFVTINCGAIPENLLESELFGHVKGAFTGAVAHKRGKFHAADGGTLFLDEIGELPMQLQVKILRAIQEKTVVRVGETRPEPVNIRILAATNKELEAEIRNGRFREDLYYRLNVVNLHLPPLRERGEDLTVIAKYLLQKFAEEYSSKVRGFSPNAMIAIRKHPWPGNIRQLENHIKKAVVLADKPLLSPEDLDLSAEELPPILPLVQATEDFKRRYINEVLARNNDNRTKTAKDLGVDPRTIFRHLEREDELKGRP
- a CDS encoding carboxypeptidase regulatory-like domain-containing protein, producing the protein MSRSIGHGSFIRAATALVVLAACTPPKANGECAWDGECEASQLCNLQTARCIERARRAVSLEVLPPSGNKQGWVQQEYPSVRRENDGRLLLKLDETVSIQGKVYASDQPSWGVPARILAWRESLLTGRPRVQLESAAVDGKAEEAAGFVVWVGLGQTHTFYVSPSEPFAASYPPAPQGSIRATDHVQRDFVLDGGDRSTLVTGKVLSSNGAPLPFSVQVRAHAPATWLRSTVGLTCSLDTPERCDGGKFQSEQAGEFAFRIPAGIHPYVLRVENVALSAARLEDLEKRAGSRPLPFVPTLECQTRVLGLLEPIPDGKPRHRLGDSLRLPPFAFARFYRISVVGDDGRPVTGARVRMSTTLTAKAGAGFEGCTAHFERTGTTGAEGKVNLPLLPGDAKERTYQVLVTPPADSAYASRVIASFGVGATGGEVATPITLGRRHVVSGRVVGPDGKGVAGAAVEAVGMALARSAPLSPPPTTSAAVTSDDGSFTLHADSGSYNVLLTPPAGSGLAASTMVSLQVAGGLEGLLFELPPPVGIVGRLEDAKGKPAGGFMVRAFDLLPDALGPAGIPASFRAVAQAAAVTDANGEFRLLLPTPR